A window of Chitinophaga sp. MM2321 contains these coding sequences:
- the leuC gene encoding 3-isopropylmalate dehydratase large subunit translates to MSKIPTTLFDKVWDSHVVRKIEDGPDVFFIDRHFIHEVTSPVAFLGLESRNLQVMFAEKTFATADHNTPTINQHLPVGDPLSANQLKALETNSAKYGISHWGLGNPKNGIVHVVGPENGITLPGMTIVCGDSHTSTHGAFGAIAFGIGTSEVEMVLSSQCIMQPKPKKMRIKVNGKLGKGITPKDVTLYIISKLTAAGATGYFVEYAGDVFEKMSMEGRMTVCNMSIEMGARGGIIAPDETTFSYINGREKAPKGAAWDTALAYWKTLKTDEDALFDLEHQFDAADIEPMITYGTNPGMGMGITNRIPLAAATDGSKASYEKSLDYMGFHEEEAMLGKKVDYVFIGSCTNGRIEDFRAFASIVKGRKKADHITAWIVPGSHIVEQQIKDEGILDILTAAGFQLRQPGCSACLAMNDDKIPAGKYAVSTSNRNFEGRQGPGSRTMLASPLVAAAAAVTGVVTDPRELIAD, encoded by the coding sequence ATGAGCAAAATACCCACTACATTATTTGACAAAGTATGGGATTCGCATGTGGTCAGGAAAATTGAAGACGGTCCTGATGTGTTTTTTATAGACCGCCACTTTATTCATGAAGTAACGAGCCCGGTTGCATTCCTTGGCCTGGAAAGCCGGAACCTTCAGGTAATGTTCGCTGAAAAAACATTCGCTACTGCCGATCATAACACCCCTACCATTAACCAGCATTTACCGGTAGGTGATCCGCTTTCTGCCAATCAGCTGAAAGCATTGGAAACCAATTCGGCCAAATACGGTATTTCACATTGGGGTTTAGGTAATCCAAAGAACGGCATCGTCCATGTAGTAGGGCCTGAAAACGGTATCACACTGCCGGGCATGACGATTGTTTGTGGTGACTCACATACCTCTACGCATGGTGCATTTGGCGCCATCGCATTTGGTATCGGTACATCGGAAGTAGAAATGGTGCTTTCTTCACAGTGCATCATGCAGCCCAAGCCAAAGAAAATGCGCATTAAAGTAAATGGCAAGCTGGGTAAAGGTATTACACCAAAAGATGTGACACTCTATATCATTTCCAAACTGACCGCAGCCGGCGCCACCGGTTATTTCGTGGAATATGCAGGTGATGTATTTGAGAAGATGAGCATGGAAGGCCGTATGACGGTTTGTAATATGAGTATTGAAATGGGCGCACGCGGCGGCATCATTGCCCCCGATGAAACGACCTTCTCTTATATCAACGGCAGAGAAAAAGCACCAAAAGGAGCAGCATGGGATACAGCCCTGGCTTACTGGAAGACATTAAAAACAGATGAAGATGCCCTGTTTGACCTGGAACATCAATTCGATGCAGCAGATATAGAACCCATGATCACATACGGTACCAATCCGGGTATGGGGATGGGCATTACCAACCGTATTCCACTTGCAGCGGCAACTGATGGCAGCAAAGCCAGCTATGAAAAATCACTCGACTACATGGGCTTCCATGAAGAAGAAGCCATGCTGGGTAAAAAAGTGGATTACGTATTTATCGGCAGTTGCACCAACGGACGTATTGAAGATTTCCGTGCATTTGCCTCTATCGTAAAAGGTCGTAAAAAAGCAGATCATATCACCGCCTGGATCGTTCCCGGTTCACACATCGTGGAACAACAGATCAAAGATGAAGGTATCCTGGATATCCTGACAGCAGCAGGATTTCAACTGCGTCAACCCGGATGTTCCGCTTGCCTGGCGATGAATGATGACAAAATTCCAGCCGGCAAATATGCGGTGAGTACCAGTAACCGTAACTTCGAAGGAAGACAGGGACCCGGTTCCAGAACTATGCTGGCCAGCCCGTTAGTGGCAGCAGCTGCAGCAGTAACAGGTGTGGTAACAGACCCCAGAGAGCTGATCGCTGATTAA